From Salinicola endophyticus:
CTGCTGGTGGCGGCGCTGATCGTTTCACTGCTGCTGTGGCTGCTGGTGTCGCCGGGCTTTCGCCGGCTCGAGGCGGCACGCGATGCCATGGCCGATATCGCCGACGGTGACGGTGACCTGAGCCGCCGCCTGACGATCGACGGGCGCGACGAGATCGCCCAGATCGCCATGGCGTTCAACGCTTTCGCCGGCAAGATTTCCGAGGTGCTGGGCCAGGTCAATGTCACCAGCCAGGCGGTGCGCCAGGCCTCCGAGGAGATCGCCCGTGCCAGCCAGGATCTGTCGCGCCAGACCGAGACCGCGGCGAGCCATCTGCAGGAGACCTCCAGCGCCATGGAGCAGATCTCCGGCACGGTGGAGAATACCGCCACTGCCGCCAGCGAGACCGACCAGCTGGCCCGCGATGCCAGCGAGCGTGCGGTGCGTGGCGGCGAGGTGGTGGGGCGCGCGGTGGAGACCATCGAGGCGCTCAACGGGCGCACCGAGCAGATCGCCGATATCGTCCGCCTGATCGAGGAGATCGCGTTCCAGACCAACCTGCTCGCGCTCAACGCCTCGGTGGAAGCGGCGCGCGCCGGCGAGCAGGGGCGCGGCTTTGCGGTGGTCGCCGGCGAGGTGCGCCAGCTGGCGAGCCGCTCGGCCAACGCCGCCGACGAGATCAAGGCGCTGATCGGCACCTCGGTGGCGCAGACCCGTGAGGGCACCGAACTGATGCGCTCCGCCGGTGACAGCATGAGTGCGATCGTCGATGCCATCTCGCGGGTGGCGACGACGCTCTCGGAGATCAACGTCGCCGCCCAGGAGCAGAGCCAGGGAGTGGGGCAGGTCAATCAGGCCGTGGGCGAGCTCGACCAGATGACCCAGCAGAATGCGGCCATGGTGGCCCAGTCCACGGCTGCCGCCGAACAGCTCCACGACCAGGCGACCCAGCTGGCGGCGATCGTCGGCGGCTTCAAGCTCGACGCCGACGCCGCGCGGCCGGCGCTCAGCCA
This genomic window contains:
- a CDS encoding methyl-accepting chemotaxis protein; the encoded protein is MLKSFKIRIMAGCLAMILVALAATGGISYWLVSRHQQSVNQDLLESVAKGHRDAIAAWATSKRKLIEAVAPAVGGDTLIPALQQTASAGGFSQVYLGTPDKRLITNDGWEPPADYDPTQRPWYRDAVAAGQTTASEPYLDLVTNKLVVAFATPIQRNGKLLGVAGADVPLDEVQENVLSIQPTPKSFAFLADTDGTIVAYRDADLSLKPASAIAADLDAAKLAAVTQSPLPTPSVIDGRAVLLYAVAVPGTDWRLVIALDRAEANAGASSLLKTTLVSLLVAALIVSLLLWLLVSPGFRRLEAARDAMADIADGDGDLSRRLTIDGRDEIAQIAMAFNAFAGKISEVLGQVNVTSQAVRQASEEIARASQDLSRQTETAASHLQETSSAMEQISGTVENTATAASETDQLARDASERAVRGGEVVGRAVETIEALNGRTEQIADIVRLIEEIAFQTNLLALNASVEAARAGEQGRGFAVVAGEVRQLASRSANAADEIKALIGTSVAQTREGTELMRSAGDSMSAIVDAISRVATTLSEINVAAQEQSQGVGQVNQAVGELDQMTQQNAAMVAQSTAAAEQLHDQATQLAAIVGGFKLDADAARPALSHA